In a genomic window of Gossypium arboreum isolate Shixiya-1 chromosome 9, ASM2569848v2, whole genome shotgun sequence:
- the LOC108455096 gene encoding uncharacterized protein At4g04980-like, with amino-acid sequence MPPICCGLSSMSMLFGSKSVKLAQRLKTYPKSMVDKNSQKTMRSRFKKDSSSQPACNFILIMELRKKVVTFRDIIDLPPCSTSVSTSQLLLGTLRDLQKFYPGSLPHFHKSELKRLPLDKMLIYFCKALQELGDNTSKMNDERINKNKYDIYENDNCKNVDKLIEFAMAELNVLIKMAREQFDIAAPDDEGGGNKGLYPKTNSFKKEMKKSCSKISSGCPSPTSVIPEVATDEPNSSSVTFSFRVQSVGKLNSTDVKRLKLHIFPSFGLQLPSCLNPKKIASVGDINVDDEEKEKKEAKGDDGSLVINSEEKKEAKGDDGSLVINSSIVDKDEGHIDENKRLKEPVSSDDNTKNGNDGCNDTKLAPTTAEVSPSPALSAEVSSTITSPPPPPPASLQPKEEVVSGGPPLSPPPKLDPKEPEVPKTETAIPPPPPPPGKSTSEAPGGPPPPPPPVPSASGGGAAPPPAPSLSRTLTKKFGPTPPPPPPGSQANGGANPPPPPPPGGKSVRTKKGGTRLKRSSHMGNLYRNLKSKVEGSPMQGKAFGKKKGGGGGVKNNNSGQGMADALAEITKKSAYFQQIEEDVEKYSKSIYELKGAIGKFKTKDMNELLQFYKEVESVLENLTDETQVLARIEDFPTKKLEALRTSSTLYSKLESMIKELKNLKIEPPLPQLLDKVSRSFTKIKGDIDALERTKDEEAKIFKGYNIEFDFQIIMRIKETMVDVSSDCMELALKERREGDGQNKNGGVKLLWRVFQFAFQVYTFAGGHDDRAEKLTQELAQEIEKEAENQNEATPTPRRRKNKPRRMASRKNTCPTCKTGLT; translated from the exons ATGCCTCCAATTTGCTGTGGTCTGTCATCAATGTCAATGTTATTTGGTAGCAAATCAGTAAAACTTGCCCAG CGATTAAAAACGTATCCGAAGTCGATGGTAGACAAGAATTCGCAGAAAACGATGCGTTCTCGTTTCAAAAAGGATAGCTCATCTCAACCGGCATGTAATTTCATTCTTATAATGGAACTTAGGAAAAAAGTTGTAACCTTTCGCGACATTATTGACCTACCACCTTGTAGTACCTCGGTTTCAACAAGTCAG TTGTTATTAGGAACATTGAGAGATCTCCAAAAGTTCTACCCTGGAAGCTTACCACATTTCCACAAGTCAGAACTGAAAAGATTACCACTTGATAAG ATGTTGATATACTTTTGCAAGGCATTGCAAGAACTTGGAGATAACACATCAAAGATGAATGATGAGCggataaacaaaaataaatatgatatataTGAGAACGACAATTGCAAAAATGTTGATAAACTAA TTGAATTTGCCATGGCGGAACTCAATGTGTTGATCAAAATGGCGAGAGAGCAATTCGATATAGCCGCCCCCGACGACGAGGGGGGCGGAAACAAAGGGTTGTATCCTAAAACTAACTCGTTCAAGAAGGAAATGAAGAAATCTTGTTCGAAAATAAGCTCCGGTTGCCCTTCCCCAACATCGGTCATCCCGGAAGTGGCGACTGATGAACCGAATTCTTCGTCCGTTACATTCTCTTTTAGGGTTCAATCGGTGGGAAAATTGAATTCGACGGATGTTAAGCGACTCAAGTTACATATATTTCCGAGTTTTGGGCTTCAGCTTCCCAGTTGTTTGAACCCGAAGAAGATCGCTAGTGTCGGAGACATCAACGTCGAcgatgaagaaaaagaaaagaaagaggcaAAGGGTGATGATGGATCTTTAGTGATTAAttcagaagaaaagaaagaagcaaAGGGTGATGATGGATCTTTAGTGATTAATTCATCCATTGTTGACAAAGACGAAGGTCACATTGATGAAAATAAGAGACTAAAAGAGCCGGTTTCTAGTGATGATAATACTAAAAATGGTAATGATGGATGCAATGATACTAAATTAGCTCCAACAACAGCTGAAGTTTCACCGTCACCAGCACTATCGGCAGAAGTTTCATCGACGATAACGTCTCCGCCGCCGCCGCCGCCAGCTTCCTTGCAGCCGAAGGAAGAGGTAGTATCAGGAGGACCACCATTGTCCCCACCCCCGAAGTTGGATCCAAAAGAACCAGAAGTGCCCAAAACTGAAACAGCAATCCCACCGCCACCTCCTCCTCCGGGGAAGTCAACTTCGGAGGCACCCGGGGGACCCCCTCCTCCGCCACCTCCAGTACCTTCTGCATCAGGAGGAGGAGCAGCACCACCACCAGCACCCTCACTATCCAGAACGCTTACGAAAAAATTTGGACCAACGCCACCACCACCGCCACCCGGGTCACAGGCAAATGGGGGGGCTAATCCGCCCCCTCCTCCGCCTCCCGGAGGAAAATCTGTCCGCACTAAGAAAGGAGGTACTAGATTGAAGAGATCAAGTCATATGGGTAACCTATATAGGAATCTCAAGAGCAAAGTAGAAGGATCTCCAATGCAAGGCAAAGCATTTGGTAAAAAAAAAGGTGGTGGTGGTGGGGTTAAAAACAACAACAGTGGGCAAGGCATGGCTGATGCATTAGCAGAAATAACAAAGAA ATCAGCTTATTTCCAACAAATTGAAGAAGATGTTGAGAAGTATTCAAAATCAATCTATGAGCTCAAAGGTGCCATCGGAAAATTCAAGACAAAGGACATGAACGAGTTGCTTCAGTTCTATAAAGAAGTGGAATCCGTTCTCGAGAACCTAACAGATGAAACTCAG GTTCTAGCAAGGATTGAAGATTTCCCAACAAAAAAATTGGAAGCTTTAAGGACATCTTCTACACTTTACTCTAAATTAGAATCAATGATTAAAGAACTCAAGAACCTGAAGATTGAGCCTCCTTTGCCACAACTACTTGACAAGGTTTCTCGTTCCTTCACTAAG ATCAAAGGGGACATAGATGCTTTGGAGCGAACCAAAGATGAAGAAGCCAAGATATTTAAGGGCTACAATATTGAATTTGACTTCCAAATTATTATGCGAATCAAAGAAACAATGGTTGACGTTTCCTCCGATTGCATGGAGTTGGCATTGAAG GAGAGAAGAGAAGGTGATGGGCAAAACAAAAATGGCGGCGTTAAGTTGCTATGGAGGGTTTTCCAATTCGCTTTCCAGGTTTACACATTTGCCGGTGGACATGATGATCGTGCCGAGAAGTTGACACAAGAATTGGCTCAAGAAATTGAGAAGGAAGCCGAAAACCA AAATGAGGCGACACCAACACCAAGAAGAAGGAAAAATAAGCCACGAAGAATGGCGTCTCGAAAGAACACGTGTCCAACTTGTAAGACTGGacttacttag